Proteins from a genomic interval of Ndongobacter massiliensis:
- a CDS encoding lactate racemase domain-containing protein, whose translation MYQSRCPIEEIPMYRIRQQFPTDSIADVRAETLSKLRKFGLQDRVKPGMTLAITAGSRGISKIDVILRAVCDFLKEAGAKPFIVPAMGSHGGATNEGQLHVLHELGITEKTMDVPICASMECELLGHTENGMPVYFDKIAYEADGVIVVNRIKPHTDFVGTIESGLTKMMAIGLGNELGCSTMHAWGLGKSIPVSARLSKQKVNIVCGLGILENSRDETYRLEPVSPEHFEEEEHVLLEEAKRLVPRLPVEELDVLVVNEMGKMFSGTGMDTKIIGRMRVPGEKEPESPRIKQLAVLNLASNSYGNALGIGLADVTTQKLADAVDWKATYANIIPTTYLERGKLPVTLPNDQQAITIALNGAHAIDPHKVRLAVVKNTLQLQEMWVSEAVRAELAPGKAEVLEETRLSFDEMGNLCLGKESL comes from the coding sequence ATGTATCAGAGTCGTTGCCCAATCGAAGAAATCCCGATGTATCGCATTCGGCAGCAATTTCCCACCGATTCCATTGCGGATGTGCGCGCGGAAACTCTGTCGAAACTGCGCAAATTCGGACTGCAAGATCGCGTAAAGCCCGGCATGACACTTGCCATAACGGCGGGCAGTCGTGGCATTTCCAAGATTGATGTCATTTTGCGTGCCGTCTGCGACTTTTTGAAGGAAGCCGGCGCGAAACCCTTTATCGTTCCCGCCATGGGCAGCCATGGCGGAGCGACCAATGAAGGACAGTTGCACGTTCTGCACGAGTTAGGTATTACCGAAAAAACCATGGACGTGCCGATTTGCGCTTCCATGGAATGTGAACTGTTGGGTCATACGGAAAACGGCATGCCCGTGTATTTTGATAAAATCGCCTACGAGGCAGACGGGGTCATTGTCGTCAATCGCATCAAACCGCATACGGATTTCGTCGGCACCATCGAAAGCGGACTGACGAAAATGATGGCGATCGGGTTGGGCAATGAACTCGGCTGCTCAACCATGCACGCCTGGGGGCTGGGGAAGAGTATTCCCGTTTCGGCCCGCCTTTCCAAACAAAAGGTGAACATTGTTTGCGGTCTGGGAATTTTGGAGAACTCTCGCGATGAGACGTACCGGCTGGAACCGGTGTCACCGGAGCACTTCGAGGAAGAGGAACACGTTCTATTGGAAGAGGCGAAACGCTTGGTACCGCGCCTGCCGGTGGAAGAATTGGATGTGCTCGTGGTGAACGAAATGGGTAAAATGTTCAGTGGAACGGGCATGGACACCAAGATTATCGGGCGGATGCGCGTGCCGGGCGAGAAGGAGCCAGAGAGCCCACGCATTAAGCAACTGGCAGTTTTGAATTTGGCGTCAAACTCCTACGGCAATGCGCTTGGTATCGGCTTGGCGGATGTCACGACGCAAAAGCTGGCGGATGCGGTTGATTGGAAAGCAACGTATGCCAATATCATCCCCACGACCTATCTGGAGCGCGGAAAGCTTCCCGTCACGCTGCCGAACGACCAACAGGCGATTACAATTGCGCTCAACGGGGCGCACGCGATCGATCCGCACAAGGTACGGCTTGCCGTGGTGAAAAATACCTTACAGTTGCAGGAAATGTGGGTTTCCGAAGCAGTACGCGCCGAGTTGGCACCCGGAAAGGCGGAAGTGTTGGAGGAAACGCGCTTGTCATTTGATGAAATGGGGAATTTGTGTCTCGGAAAGGAGTCACTATGA
- a CDS encoding molybdopterin-binding protein, whose product MKCYFLPTGDEIADGIVIDTNTPAMLQILLEHVPSATATRLAPVRDSEKAIAEALRQAEGADLFFLIGGSGGGHRFDPTLGKDFTHTALAAQLKSASSHAVFGKNGHLWTKLTAGFYGNCLVANVPGPYREAVAATRAFFQEWDAAHLHGDLQENENDRAALAERISKAMIQAVLAEYPTKEGLRCEKIPKN is encoded by the coding sequence ATGAAATGCTATTTTCTGCCCACGGGCGATGAAATAGCCGACGGCATTGTCATTGATACGAATACACCGGCGATGTTGCAAATTCTTTTGGAACACGTACCGAGCGCGACGGCGACTCGCCTGGCGCCGGTGCGCGACAGCGAGAAGGCCATTGCAGAAGCGTTGCGCCAAGCTGAAGGCGCGGATTTATTTTTTCTCATTGGGGGTTCGGGCGGCGGACATCGTTTTGATCCTACATTGGGCAAAGACTTTACCCACACGGCCCTTGCAGCGCAATTGAAATCTGCATCCTCTCATGCCGTTTTCGGGAAAAACGGTCACTTATGGACAAAACTGACAGCCGGCTTCTATGGGAATTGTTTGGTGGCAAATGTTCCCGGCCCGTACCGGGAAGCGGTTGCTGCGACGCGCGCTTTCTTTCAAGAGTGGGACGCGGCGCATTTGCATGGGGATCTGCAAGAAAACGAAAATGACCGCGCGGCGCTCGCCGAACGGATATCGAAAGCGATGATTCAAGCGGTACTGGCGGAATATCCGACAAAAGAGGGTTTGCGATGCGAGAAGATTCCAAAAAATTAG